The following proteins are encoded in a genomic region of Synechococcus sp. CBW1002:
- a CDS encoding sugar transferase translates to MSSATFGGLLRLHGNDLARVQRVLDPVLAAGLFVLLDHRREIDPLVLPTWLWIMAFTALMLSSGGVYASYRQASLFTLARRVSSRWLLVLTALLLLTYLTKTTASFSRIETSLWALSCWLLLLLNHVGLRQLLRCHRQRGGNSRTILYWGMPAAAAAFQAELRAAPWMGLRMVAWFSPIPVSPDQQPPQFPSCGGGVAEMRRWLESHSVDRIVFSHVTRDGFTMGQLLALFGDTCLPVVYAPDWAQSNMHFRVDRLGHLPCIDLWGSEASLIDRHLKRSFDLALTSTGVVLISPLLLAIAIAVALSSPGPILFVQDRYGLDGKRFRIYKFRTMRVMEAGDPPVSGKMSPLSSVHPGA, encoded by the coding sequence ATGAGTTCTGCCACCTTCGGGGGGTTGCTACGCCTGCATGGCAATGATCTGGCCCGCGTTCAGCGTGTGCTGGATCCAGTTCTAGCGGCTGGGCTCTTCGTCCTTCTGGATCACCGGCGGGAGATCGATCCCCTCGTGCTGCCCACCTGGCTGTGGATCATGGCGTTCACAGCCTTGATGCTCTCCTCAGGAGGCGTGTACGCCAGTTACCGGCAGGCCAGCCTGTTCACCCTGGCGCGGCGGGTGAGCAGCCGCTGGCTGCTCGTGCTCACTGCCCTGCTGCTGCTCACCTATCTCACCAAAACCACTGCCAGCTTCTCTCGGATTGAAACCAGCCTCTGGGCCCTGAGCTGTTGGCTGCTGTTACTGCTCAACCACGTGGGGTTGAGGCAACTGCTGCGTTGCCACCGCCAACGCGGTGGCAACAGCCGCACGATCCTCTACTGGGGAATGCCCGCTGCCGCTGCCGCCTTCCAGGCCGAGCTGCGGGCTGCTCCCTGGATGGGCCTGCGCATGGTGGCCTGGTTCAGTCCAATCCCGGTCTCACCCGATCAGCAGCCACCCCAGTTCCCCAGCTGCGGCGGCGGGGTTGCGGAGATGCGTCGTTGGCTTGAAAGCCACAGCGTGGATCGAATCGTGTTCAGCCATGTCACCCGCGATGGCTTCACCATGGGGCAGCTGCTGGCCCTTTTTGGCGACACCTGCCTGCCGGTGGTCTACGCCCCGGATTGGGCACAGAGCAACATGCACTTCCGGGTCGACCGCTTGGGGCATCTCCCCTGCATTGATCTCTGGGGCAGCGAAGCTTCGCTGATCGATCGCCATCTCAAGCGATCGTTCGATCTCGCCCTCACCAGCACCGGTGTGGTGCTGATCAGCCCGTTGCTGCTGGCGATCGCCATCGCTGTTGCCCTCAGCAGTCCTGGACCGATCCTGTTTGTGCAGGACCGCTATGGCCTCGACGGTAAACGCTTCCGCATCTACAAATTCCGCACGATGCGGGTGATGGAAGCCGGTGATCCCCCGGTTTCAGGAAAGATGTCACCCCTCTCATCCGTACATCCGGGGGCTTGA